From one Synechocystis sp. PCC 6803 substr. PCC-P genomic stretch:
- a CDS encoding YbjN domain-containing protein → MASPTPELANPTMDEMTPASHHDVVETVISGMAQENSAFVQDNDQGSIWKFAYGSVEVLVQLTGEGENDLFRVWAEVMPLPTDPGQLLAEVMQLNWSDTFEACFALRENHLVALHQRTVADLSPSEISRAITLVATLADDHDDRLKEKYGA, encoded by the coding sequence ATGGCATCCCCTACACCAGAGTTAGCCAACCCCACCATGGATGAAATGACCCCTGCTAGTCATCACGATGTAGTGGAAACGGTTATTTCCGGCATGGCCCAGGAAAATAGCGCCTTTGTGCAAGATAACGACCAGGGCAGCATCTGGAAATTTGCCTATGGCAGTGTGGAAGTGCTAGTACAGCTTACCGGAGAAGGGGAAAATGATCTGTTTCGGGTCTGGGCCGAGGTAATGCCCTTACCAACAGATCCAGGCCAATTATTGGCGGAAGTGATGCAATTAAATTGGTCAGATACCTTTGAAGCCTGTTTTGCTCTACGGGAAAATCATTTAGTGGCTCTCCATCAGCGCACTGTGGCGGATCTTTCCCCCAGCGAAATTTCCCGGGCCATTACCCTCGTTGCTACCCTGGCCGATGACCATGACGATCGCCTGAAGGAAAAATACGGCGCTTAG
- a CDS encoding glycosyltransferase family 39 protein — MSKPNLRKLMENLGQKLQRWALEEWSGLILVMVPIALLFCWGLDFHNLRRGEETNLVESAHYWRATLQNYGFTPTSLFENLGRSPLPIWLISLSQMIFGHELWGDRLLGALLNGASLPLLYWLGKELYSRSLPAFLTLVVYGTAPTVVYWARVASINSFVLPLTIACLASALFCRRDLRGGLPLGLTLSALALTNLPTSIVLFATSLVFLHWDTPRLKSSPLFGFGLVLGLLPAISWWLGYGFLLHGEIVDSIMVIGGSPWPLKLRGWLWLLASSPGLIFALNTFPRAQQALPWSWARFLLCQGGVYGMLVIISPWASTSLVMPLLVVLALAAGLTLAEIRRGASTLVYTPWWRRFFLTLAGLTALGAIAIHFSYGRSNLASWTARDGVITILVLVLLSLTLVMTSLLLDRQQPEFINVLFWGLFVCLFLVIYTPLSYLPPRSLPDVIVSTVSTTNQLPAEL, encoded by the coding sequence ATGAGTAAGCCTAACTTAAGGAAGTTAATGGAAAATCTGGGGCAAAAACTCCAGCGTTGGGCCCTAGAGGAATGGTCGGGCTTAATTCTGGTGATGGTCCCCATCGCTCTATTGTTCTGTTGGGGGCTAGACTTCCATAACCTACGGCGGGGAGAGGAAACAAATTTAGTTGAATCAGCCCATTATTGGCGGGCAACACTACAAAATTACGGCTTTACTCCAACTAGCTTGTTTGAGAACCTAGGGCGATCGCCATTGCCCATTTGGTTAATTAGTCTTAGTCAAATGATTTTTGGCCATGAATTATGGGGCGATCGTTTACTGGGAGCTTTGCTCAATGGGGCCAGTTTGCCGTTGTTATATTGGCTGGGCAAAGAACTGTACAGCCGCAGTTTGCCCGCCTTCCTCACTTTAGTAGTTTATGGCACTGCCCCCACTGTGGTTTATTGGGCCAGGGTAGCTAGCATTAACAGTTTTGTCTTACCGTTAACCATTGCCTGTCTAGCTAGTGCACTGTTTTGCCGTCGGGATTTAAGGGGAGGCTTACCCTTGGGTCTGACCCTCAGTGCCCTGGCATTAACAAATTTGCCTACTTCCATCGTACTATTTGCCACTAGTCTAGTTTTTCTCCATTGGGATACACCCCGTTTAAAATCTTCACCCCTATTTGGGTTTGGTCTAGTTTTAGGTTTACTACCGGCGATCTCCTGGTGGCTGGGCTATGGTTTCTTGCTCCATGGAGAAATTGTGGACTCGATAATGGTCATTGGTGGCTCTCCCTGGCCCCTAAAGTTAAGGGGCTGGCTCTGGCTACTGGCAAGTTCCCCCGGTCTAATTTTTGCTCTGAATACTTTTCCCCGGGCCCAACAAGCATTGCCCTGGAGTTGGGCCCGTTTCCTGCTTTGCCAAGGGGGAGTGTACGGTATGTTAGTCATCATTTCTCCCTGGGCCAGCACTTCCTTGGTGATGCCCCTGTTAGTAGTTTTGGCATTGGCAGCAGGATTGACCTTAGCTGAAATACGCCGAGGAGCTAGTACTTTGGTTTATACTCCCTGGTGGCGTCGATTTTTCCTGACCCTAGCCGGTTTGACTGCCTTGGGGGCCATAGCTATTCATTTCTCCTATGGCAGGAGCAATTTAGCCAGTTGGACTGCCCGGGATGGTGTAATCACCATATTGGTACTAGTTTTATTGTCTTTAACCTTGGTGATGACTTCCCTGTTGTTAGACCGTCAGCAACCGGAGTTTATCAATGTGCTTTTTTGGGGACTATTCGTCTGCCTGTTTTTGGTTATCTATACCCCCTTAAGCTATCTGCCCCCTAGGTCTTTGCCTGATGTGATAGTTTCTACGGTTTCCACCACTAACCAATTGCCGGCGGAATTATAA
- the hemW gene encoding radical SAM family heme chaperone HemW: MNTGTYLMPTAAYIHIPFCRQRCFYCDFPIAVTGFQSLTLDGWVGEYVEAVCREIAGQQHQGQPLQTVFFGGGTPSLLPITGLEKILLAVDQYLGIAPDAEISIEIDPGTFDQVQLQGYKNLGINRFSLGVQAFQDNLLALCGRHHRRRDIDQALTAIAKENIENWSLDLITGLPEQTAADWHSSLTLALAAGPKHISCYDLVLEPQTVFDKWEQRGKLAVPPPERSADFYRHGQEVLTQAGFHHYEISNYGRPGHQCRHNQIYWRNLPYYGLGMGATSYIDGKRFGRPRTRNGYYQWLESWLNQGCPIPGERVSPLENLLESLMLGLRLTAGVTWAQLPSVNQTEKAKILATLTSFGDRRWLEFYGEDNQMLAPNQTTTETVQRFCFTDPEGILYSNQILSALFAALEEDF; the protein is encoded by the coding sequence GTGAATACAGGTACATATTTAATGCCCACTGCCGCCTACATTCACATTCCCTTTTGTCGCCAACGCTGTTTTTATTGTGATTTTCCTATTGCTGTGACGGGTTTCCAGTCTTTAACCCTGGACGGTTGGGTGGGGGAATATGTGGAAGCAGTATGCAGAGAAATTGCGGGGCAACAACACCAAGGCCAGCCTTTACAAACAGTTTTTTTTGGTGGAGGCACCCCTTCTTTATTGCCGATCACCGGTTTGGAAAAAATTTTGCTGGCGGTTGATCAATATCTGGGCATTGCCCCGGACGCTGAGATAAGCATTGAAATTGATCCTGGCACCTTTGACCAAGTTCAATTGCAAGGCTATAAAAATTTGGGCATTAACCGCTTTAGCTTGGGCGTACAGGCTTTCCAAGACAATTTACTGGCCCTTTGTGGCCGCCACCACCGTCGCCGGGACATCGATCAAGCCCTCACGGCGATCGCCAAGGAGAATATTGAAAATTGGAGCTTGGATTTGATTACGGGGCTACCGGAGCAAACGGCAGCAGATTGGCACAGTTCCCTAACCTTGGCTCTAGCCGCAGGGCCTAAGCATATTTCCTGCTATGACTTAGTGTTGGAACCCCAAACCGTTTTCGACAAATGGGAACAGCGGGGGAAATTGGCTGTACCTCCCCCCGAACGCAGTGCTGATTTTTATCGCCATGGCCAAGAAGTATTAACCCAAGCCGGTTTCCACCATTACGAAATTTCCAACTATGGCCGCCCCGGCCACCAATGTCGCCATAACCAAATCTATTGGCGTAATTTGCCCTACTACGGTTTAGGCATGGGGGCCACCAGTTACATTGACGGTAAGCGTTTTGGCCGGCCCCGTACGAGAAATGGCTATTACCAATGGCTAGAATCTTGGCTCAATCAAGGCTGTCCCATTCCGGGGGAAAGGGTTTCTCCGTTGGAAAATTTGTTAGAAAGCTTGATGTTAGGACTAAGGCTGACCGCTGGGGTAACGTGGGCCCAACTGCCTTCGGTTAATCAGACAGAAAAGGCAAAAATCCTTGCTACCCTAACTTCCTTTGGCGATCGCCGTTGGCTGGAATTTTATGGCGAGGATAACCAAATGCTAGCCCCGAACCAGACCACAACGGAAACGGTGCAGAGGTTTTGCTTCACTGATCCGGAGGGAATTTTATACTCCAACCAGATCCTTAGCGCTCTGTTTGCGGCTCTGGAAGAAGATTTTTAG
- a CDS encoding nicotinate-nucleotide adenylyltransferase, whose translation MKIALFGTSADPPTLAHRAILIWLAQHFDQVAVWAADNPFKQGPNPETGHWASLGDRQAMLKLLVEDVQKDYATVQIWEDLSDRRSLISLQRAQQRWGLEPDYALVVGADLIRQISQWYAVKELLPAVQLVIFPRPGYGINQADLDKLAQLGGHYQLVNQGDDQAITPPISSSIYRQIRDDDLIPDPVQSYIQQRQLYRQ comes from the coding sequence GTGAAAATAGCCCTTTTTGGCACCAGCGCCGATCCCCCCACCCTAGCCCACCGGGCCATCCTCATTTGGTTAGCTCAACATTTTGACCAAGTAGCGGTGTGGGCCGCCGACAATCCTTTTAAGCAAGGCCCCAATCCCGAAACAGGACACTGGGCCAGCCTGGGCGATCGCCAAGCAATGTTGAAGCTGTTGGTGGAGGATGTACAGAAGGATTACGCCACAGTGCAAATTTGGGAAGATTTGAGCGATCGCCGCAGTTTAATTAGCCTGCAACGGGCCCAACAAAGATGGGGGCTGGAACCGGATTATGCCTTGGTGGTGGGGGCAGATTTAATTCGGCAAATTTCTCAATGGTACGCAGTAAAAGAATTATTGCCCGCTGTCCAATTGGTGATTTTTCCCCGGCCGGGCTACGGCATTAATCAAGCTGATTTGGATAAATTGGCCCAGTTAGGAGGGCACTACCAATTAGTTAACCAAGGCGACGATCAAGCCATCACTCCCCCCATTTCCTCCAGCATTTACCGGCAAATTCGAGACGACGATCTAATTCCAGATCCGGTGCAAAGCTACATTCAACAAAGGCAACTTTATCGCCAGTGA
- the folP gene encoding dihydropteroate synthase encodes MDQLDQLSDYFPPPLPVGQTLFDWGKRTYVMGILNTTPDSFSDGGEFNSLPTAIHQAKTMVQGGAHIIDIGGQSTRPGAETVSLKEELERTIPIIQALRQELDIPISIDTTRAEVARQALQAGADMVNDISGATFEPEILAVAAQHKAPIILMHIRGNPQTMQNLTDYGDLIGEMRQFFSAQVDLARHYGVLPEQIILDPGIGFAKTAEQNITLLRQLPELKRLGFPLLVGPSRKSFIGKILDQPDPKERVWGTGATCCRAIAGGADIVRVHDVEAMAQICKVADALWR; translated from the coding sequence ATGGACCAGTTGGATCAATTGAGTGATTATTTTCCCCCTCCCCTCCCGGTGGGCCAAACCCTTTTTGATTGGGGCAAACGCACCTATGTGATGGGAATTTTGAATACTACGCCGGACAGTTTTAGTGATGGGGGCGAATTTAACTCTCTACCAACGGCCATCCACCAGGCTAAAACCATGGTGCAGGGGGGAGCACACATTATTGACATTGGCGGCCAGTCCACCCGACCGGGGGCAGAAACTGTTAGCTTGAAGGAAGAATTAGAGCGCACTATTCCGATTATCCAAGCTCTCCGGCAAGAATTAGACATTCCCATTTCCATCGATACCACCAGGGCGGAAGTGGCACGACAAGCTCTCCAAGCCGGAGCGGATATGGTCAACGATATTTCCGGAGCTACCTTTGAACCAGAAATTTTGGCGGTCGCCGCCCAGCACAAGGCTCCGATTATTTTGATGCACATACGGGGTAACCCCCAAACTATGCAAAATTTGACGGATTATGGGGATTTAATCGGGGAAATGAGGCAGTTTTTCAGCGCCCAAGTAGATCTAGCCCGCCATTACGGCGTATTGCCCGAACAGATTATCCTTGACCCAGGCATTGGCTTTGCTAAAACCGCTGAGCAAAATATTACCCTACTGCGCCAGTTACCGGAGCTAAAAAGACTTGGTTTTCCCCTATTGGTGGGGCCATCCCGGAAAAGTTTCATTGGCAAAATTCTTGACCAACCTGATCCGAAGGAAAGAGTTTGGGGTACTGGGGCGACCTGCTGTCGGGCGATCGCCGGGGGAGCAGATATAGTCAGAGTCCATGATGTGGAAGCCATGGCCCAGATATGTAAGGTTGCAGATGCCCTATGGCGATGA